The genomic window AAAACAAGGATACCCTTTTCAATATTAATGGGGAAAACGTGAATATCAAAATTCCCAGAATTTGTGAGAAATAACAGTTCACTGTTCCATAAGTTTCTGATCCATTTAAAATACTACTAACTTCATTAATTTTGCCTTCATCAAAATGATCATCCTTTCTTAGAAGAAACTAAATTATACTGAATATAGCCTATTAAAATTACCCCATAAATGGGGTAGTCTCTGGTTCACCCACCTCATGCCAACAAAGGTCAAGTCAATGTTTTCAAGAAAGTATCATGGTTATGGCTCAAAAATACTTTGAAGACATGCAGTCTTCTACTCTATCCTTTATTTTCTCAAATCTGAGACACTCCTTTTGAAAATGAGACCTGCTGAGTCTCAGACTCATCTAGTCCAACGTCTAAATGCATACTTCCTTCAACACTCGTTGAAGAAATCCCAAATTTCACAAAGCACAAAGCTACTTTCCCCTTTATTATTTATAGTTGACTTTTATAAGGAAAACCTATTTCATATGCTAACTCCTTTATATAATCTGTAAGATACTAAAAGATACCCCAGCAAAAAAGGACTGCCAAAGCTATGAGCAAAAATTTTAATGACACATCCTACTTCTTAGTCATTACACTCTTCAGAAGTACTTTCGTTTTCAAACTCCCAAAGAATGAATTGAGGCATAAAAGTCATAACAGaatgaaatataatttacttctatttagTCTTTACAAACTAATAAACTACAAGAATAAGTGTAAGACTACAAATCAACAATTTGTCATTTCTTATGTTATCTTGtgttgaggccatacccagtggtgcttgggttttctcctggctaggGATTGGCCATCTGCAAGAGTACCTTTCCCACTAAACCAACTCCAGCACATTTCTTGAACACACTTTACTAAtaatttctttcacattttataCAAATGTTTAGAGCCAATGGCATGGTACTTTACTCCAGAGACAAAATAAGAGGTACAGAAATTTTTCAACACAGCAAATTAATCACATTATAGCATAAAACATATGATCAGTATCCATCATAAAACTATAGGGTTTGAAAAGTAGTATAATCTacataaaatgaaacatttcaacTAATATATCAACAAGTAAATTAGGGATACACCTGCATATGTTTCAGTAGCTCTTCATATGTGTATGAGCATCAATAACTTCTTCAAACTGTGCATAGGAAAACTATCCATAACTATTCTAGGGATGAAAAACTACTAAACTTGACACTAGGACCGGCAGTCTAGTCAGCACAGGCTCCATTCTTGCTTttagctttctttgcttcatccTGCAAAGCTTCCTCATATTGAGATTCAAAAGAACTTGGGTCGGTGTCAAGAACCTTGGCAATACATTCCAGCACTTTCATCTTGCTGGTTTCAGCATGGGCTCTGGGGCcccaaaaaaactgaaattgCTCAGGATCACTATCAGTTACTTGCCGATGTACAAGGTATTTTTCTCTCACAAAATCTCGAGTAACAAGCTTCCTGACATCTCCAAAGACGACACAATCCTCAGTGGAATGTATTCCTAACATATCGAGCACTTCCCAGACTTCTTCTTCAGTGGCACAGTTGCCCTTCATGAAAATCACCCCAAGGACAAGAATGAGGACACCGGTTTTGGGAACACCCTCTGCACCGCTCCTCAGCCCATCATAGGTAAGGCCCACTTTGGGGAGAAGAATATAGCAGTGGTCATCAGGATCTACTTCTTTCACATCAAGGCCAAAGACTAACTCCACACACTGACAGGCCTTGAGGAAGACCTCAGTGAAGTGCTCTTCACGTTCCTTGATGATAAGCTTCAGCATATCTTCCCTAGTTAGGAGCTCTTTTAGCCGATACTTCGTAATCATGAAATTCACCAGAGAACCCACTTTAGGATCGGTACCACCCACCGGCATCTTTGCAGCTTCTGCCCCAGCCTGAGAAGCACTTGGATTGTTAGACATTTCTTGACTCTCGGAGCCTTCATCTTGCCCACTTGGTGTGGTAGTTATGCCAGAAGCAGCAGAGCTGCAGAGGCTCTGAGCACCCTCAGAAGTGCTGGATGGACCAGCACCAGCAGCTTCCTCCTTCTTTTCAGGCATCACAGGATTGTGGCTGAGAAAAGACTTCTCCAAAAGGTGACAGAGATACATCACCCAAAGGTTAGAGAGATTTTCAAGCTCTGAATCCTCGGCCTTACTGACGGCCTGAAATCTTTGACGATTTGACCTCCGTGGATTATTCTTCTTGCAAGGCATTAGTGCAATTATGGATGGCACAAGGCAGGGGTGTACACAGCACAGGCAATGGGGAATCACTGTCTTAGAGaaaaaaaggtagaaataaaCTCCACCATCAATCAGATCAATGTgaaggacccccccccaaaaaatagaaaacaattaaaatctACCTCCAATGGCTCTAATACAGTGCTAGTTTTTCAGAGCTCTCAACATAACTTCTGTGTCTAAGAACTTGTAAGAGAAAACCTGAATTCTTCTCTGGATAAAGCCTATCAACGTGGCCGAGAGTTGTGACACAGTCATCATTcaagggaatttttttcttttgttatttttagtagGCCTGGGTCACCTCATTtggctaaaatataaattatacttaGCTAGATGAGGAGTAAatttagtgatttttcttttagaaatgctCCATGGGGTTTCCCAGTACTGACTCTAGATTCTGTGTATAATATCTATTCTGGTATGGATTTCCCCCTAACTCTCACTCAGTCATATTTTGAATCCATGTAAGTCCTGAAGTATCATTTTTTGCTGGCTAGTCCTAACTGCTTTTCAGAAAACACCTCCAACTCTCAAATTCTGAAGgactggggatccaaccaatAGAACAGAGGAGGAGGTACTgccagaaaacaaaatcaaaagggaTCCAGTTGTGCTAGACATTTAGTATGGGGGTTGGGGCCCCAGCCTTGTACAGGTAGACTCGGTTCAAATCTGGCACAATAGAGGGCCCTGGATTtctgctagaaatgatccctgaacactgagcctgGAATCCACTGTAGCTGAAGCCACACCACACTTACCCctaaaattataaagataaaatggtCACCTTTGACAACATGCAGGCTCAAAGTTAAAATACGTTGTGAGCTGGACAAGAACTCATCAAATTATATACTGGCTTGATAATACCACATATAGCATCTACCCTCTGTGCTCCACCTTCCAAACAAAGTTCCACCCACAATGGGAGTGGGTAGACAGCTAACACTGTTGCAACATGAAGGCAGGTGATGAGCCAGAAATCTATCTATTCTGGGCTGCTAGCTCCCCAAGAAGTCAGCCTGGTTACACTCCCCCACCCTATTTAGCTCTTTTGTTAAGCATGGCCATGATGAAAAGCCAGCACTGACTCAGGTTCACCACACAAAGCCCCCTCCCTTGAAAGTTCAGATCCCCCAGGGGGTCCGATTTGTGGATGCTCAGTAAACTGTCtccattttttggaggaagaAACGGATGCTACAAATCTTTTAGGGGCTCTACCTTTTCTCGTTATTTTCCCTTCTCATTTCCCTCTCCTTTGACCTCTCCGGCAACGCTTAGGGTCTGATAATCAGTCTTCTGATTATCGTTCCTGATCCTCGACCTAAGGGTTACAGGGAGACAGGGTTCAAAGCTCAGGTCCAGGCTAGATGTTGCGGAGATGTGGGGGAGAAGGGCACCATGTCATACTGCTTATGCTGGCAAGGACCATGCGGTTCAGAGCCAATATCCACTTAACGTCTGTTTTATTCTGGGGCTATTCTGGAGATTGGCAGGGCCGGTGGCTTACTATGGCTAAGGGCAGAACCATGTGGCCAAGAATAAGTAAAAGCATTCCAGACctccccacaacacacacacatacacacacacacacacacagacagacacacacacacacacacaaacaaacacccCAGCTGGGCTCAGGGAATGGGCCAACCTGGTGTTGGTTTCAAATGATCGGCCATATTTGACTGTCTCTCTAAATCCCAGAGGTTCCCCCACCTGGTGTACTGAGCCCTCAACCTGATCGATTGGCGAAGAAGCCTAGGTGACCTAGTCACCATAGGATGCTCTGGGACTAGTTTTTGGGTCTCCCCAGTCCTTATTTAGGGTCTTACCTGAAGCCTAGGCCACCGGCAGAACCAGTAACCGTTCCTCCTTCCTCGGTAAGGAGTTTGTGACCAAGCACCGCCCACAAGCCACAGGAAGTGGAGGGGCGTGGCAAACGGTAGCCCAGCCTGGAATCTTCTACCATGAGTTTCAGGGGCGGGATCTTTGCACTCGGCACTGTTCTTCGTGGAGCTTGCTCCTGGTTCCAagcagttcattttttttttttttttttggtttttgggccacacccggtaatgctcaggggttactcctggctatgcgctcagaagttgctcctggcttgggggaccatatggacaccgggggattgaactgtggtccgtccaaggctagcgcaggcaaggcaggcaccatacCTCTTGCGTCACCGCCCGGCCGCTCCAGGCAGTTCTTATGTGTATATCGCAAGATCTGGAATCACTGCCCAAATCCACCCAACTGAACCCCTCAAGGACAAAGCAGCTCAGTCCTCAGGCTCACATGCGAGTACCCCATGTTGCTCCCTTTGCAAAGAAGAGATTGTGTCCTCATGCCGAAGTCCTCAGGACTGGACGAGCTTACAGAGGGATGGAAAAGATTTGAGGGCAAGAAAACCCTTTCTAGCTTTTCAGGCTGAGGTGGCGTTTTTGGGACCCCTTTATTCTTCTGGCTTCTTCGACTTTTGTTTCTCAGCCCCTTTCACTATGGTTAAGATTTCcaggagagggcccggagagatagcacagcggtgtttgccttgcaagcagccgatccaggacctaaggtggttggttcgaatcccggtgtcccataggatcccccgtgcctgccaggagctatttctgagcagacagccaggagtaacccctgagcaacgccggggtggcctaaaaacaaaaacaaaaaactgaaacaataaaaaagtatataataatagCACTAACAAGAATTTAGGAAAAGGCAATAAAGTTTATGTATTAAGTTTAAATTAACGTGGTAATGGTTGATATATATCATATGTGTTGAGTGTTATAATAGCAGATAAATTTAATCATTTGGGACTAAAAGCCATTTCCAGTCACAGGTCAACTCGTCAGTGAACACTGCAATTGGAGAAAAATATACAAGAGCATTGCAATGACCCCAGACCACATCATAAACATAATGTGGATTCCAAGTAAAAGTAACGGAAAACATGTCAAGTGATGGAAAATCACCACAACTAAAGGAGTACACATCTCACACCATGCCTATGAATATGCATACACTGAAGCCTGGTGTGTTATCTCACAGCTAAAAATGTGCAAACACCACATCTAGGTGGTCACTCATTTATCACATTACCAGCAACAATGAAGTGAAGTGAAAGCAGAAAGGGAATGAAAAAACAAATCCAACTTTTTAACAAAATGTTCAAGAAACACATGAAAAGTGTTCCTCATCACTTATTAGAGAAATGATTAGCTAACTCACAATGAGACCTTATCACACACCAATGAGAATTAAGACCTTACATCAGTAACACATTAATAAAAGTGTGGGAGAAAAAGGAGACCTCATATACTTTTGATACtatgtaaggaagaaagaaaacagtttagaacttcctgaaaaagaaaaccagaaaaacgATGTAATTTATTAATTAGACTTCTGGATAGCTATCTAAATAATACATCACTAACTCTATAAGTTATATGCTTTACAATAATCATTTTAGCATTATTTACAGTAGCTAAGAGATATACATCATCTGGTTGCCATAGATAGATGACTCAATAAAGATTGTGCTATGTGCTGGACAGTGAGTAATGGAGCGAATAGAAATATATAgattagacagacagacagaccgatagatatagatagatagatgatagatagatagatagatagatagatagatagat from Suncus etruscus isolate mSunEtr1 chromosome X, mSunEtr1.pri.cur, whole genome shotgun sequence includes these protein-coding regions:
- the LOC125998825 gene encoding melanoma-associated antigen B16-like, coding for MPCKKNNPRRSNRQRFQAVSKAEDSELENLSNLWVMYLCHLLEKSFLSHNPVMPEKKEEAAGAGPSSTSEGAQSLCSSAASGITTTPSGQDEGSESQEMSNNPSASQAGAEAAKMPVGGTDPKVGSLVNFMITKYRLKELLTREDMLKLIIKEREEHFTEVFLKACQCVELVFGLDVKEVDPDDHCYILLPKVGLTYDGLRSGAEGVPKTGVLILVLGVIFMKGNCATEEEVWEVLDMLGIHSTEDCVVFGDVRKLVTRDFVREKYLVHRQVTDSDPEQFQFFWGPRAHAETSKMKVLECIAKVLDTDPSSFESQYEEALQDEAKKAKSKNGACAD